GAACACGCCCATAAAAACATTGAAGTGCACATAGAGTGCCTTCAAAAGGATTCCCTCTGCACCAAGGCACGGACGATTGTGACCTTGGTAAAAATAAGATTAGTTATTGATTAAAACCGGAAATGCAAACAGAGATTTGCGGGGGGAAGTAGAGGATAcatgactaaaaaaaacacaagaaacaaataaaagcTAATGTAGACTTTGCCTGTCATGATTCCCCAATGGGAGGTAGATCACTAGGGTAAAATATGGTTAGTTCCTGACTGGCAGAGGAGGACACGAACTTGGGTCAACAGCGGTCAACGACCTGTCGAGGCGACTTCCCCAGCTTCCATTGTTACACGATGCTTAAGCTAACGACATTTCCACACCGGGTTCCGGCCGGACTGTTtgtgacacacacaaaaaatagaaatgtatatgtggaaatatacacaaataatgcccacgtaATGCCCACGGCTTTTCTCTTTACGTCTGGTGTAGTTTGATGACTTTCAAATCATACTTCTCGTTTCAGAAAGCTGCCTTGCGGGGCCGGTAtcttcattcaaaacaaaaacaaacatttaaaaactTCAAACAAGCATGACTTTCCGTCGATAGTTTTTATTAGGTGACTTTGCTCACTGCTTATTCTATCCCCCATTCAGAGACGGGGAAGCTCATACAGCCCTAACCCTATCCCAATCACCTGATAATGGTTAATTAAAAGTAAATTAAAATTACATAATATTTACAAAAGGAACGATTGGGATCAGCATGTGTTTGATGAAAACTAGCACTTTGTGCGAATGACAATAACTATAGGTGATGATAGGAAAAAGCTGTTCTTCTAATCAGTGAGCTCCAGAATAATGCGTATGGCCCGCTATAGAATATTACATGAATAAGGCGGCAATGCGATGCTACTTACTGTGTTCCGCATATACTGAGATAAAATGACAATGGCAGCTACATATACGGTGAGGTTTTCTAAATATACGTTAACAGTGCAGGCAATTAAGTTATGTAATCACAATGCGACTTTGGTGCATGCTTGTTCTTCGATCTTTTAACAGTTCGGTATCCATCGCTTGTTCGTCTGTGAAGAGCTTTTGGTTCTTGGAAAGGGCAGTTTTTGCAGCCGTAAGGACAAGCTTGCCGTGAAACATGTGCGGCACAAGTTTGTATCGCGAACAAACAAGGAGTTGGTACGTAGTTCCATGGCCTCTTTGACACCGGTATAACCTAGAGCACGGTATTAGAAGGCGGagtccatccctctccttccaccgaaAAGTTGAAAGAAGTCGACAAGCAATGATCACACTAAGTCCAGTAATTATGTTGAAGCGTAAATTGCAGCAAAATCTAACTTTGTCCGATTAGCAGTACAAGGCTCAACTATCCGGTGGGAAAGAAAATGGCGGTGCGATTCTGTGTCAGTCCTGAAAGAATACGGTATCCATGTGTACAGTCGCACGGTGTGTGTGAGGGTCCAATAGTCAGTAGCATGGAAAGTATGGCGCGCAAATCGTCAGTTACATGGGAAGTACGGTACGTGTCCGTGACAGGCTAGTCGTCAGTAGCTTAGGAAGGACGTTGTAAAAGGGTTGGTCCAATCGTCAGTAGAAGGAAACTGTGTGCAGGATGGGCCGATTGCACTTCTCCTCGAAGGCCTGCAGGATTTCGTCCATTTCGTTCTCAAGGTCATCGGAGTCTTGCAGCTGTAATGAGAGATCGAAGGGTCAAGGGTTAGTAGTTGAAAGGTTATATTTACAGAGAATAGTTGGTTAACACATGTTTAACATATTCAATATCATTTTTGCAATGTTCAGAtactgcaaaaacaaaaaacagcagcagcagcaataGCAACAAAATACGTCTCAACTGCatataaaatatgacatttttttttacgtttggacgcattgttagcagcgacccctagctgcagtgtggaatagTACCGGTCAGTcctgccctgaagaaggtgacagacggtcacggAAACAATTGTGTGTCTGGATTAGAACAAAGAAGCTTGTTATCCAGTGATTCTCAAGCTTGGTGAAAGTATTTACGGCAGGATTCAGAAGTGTGCATAGGTAggggattactgatgctgcattaggCCTATGTGTCAATGTTTGGGTACCCGGCGGAATTATGAAAACTGACGTTACCATTTGACATAGGTCACATATAAGGAAGGCCCCTATCGTGGCCTCCTCGTGGTTGTCCTGGATGTCGATGTTGATGACGTGAACTGGTGCGTCCGCTCCGGAGTCTCTCGTCTCTAGATCTGGGGAAAGACGTTTGAAAGTCGACTTGGTCAGGAGATGAACTACATTAGAGTTAAGTGAGTTAGATCAGAAAGTTTCATGACAAGACAATTGGATTTTATTTGCTGTTTCGTTATCTTCATACAGCCCGAAAATGCATTGGAGTATTAGAAATTGGCTAATGGGAAATGTTGTAAAGCCTTCCCATACCAAACAACCATCTCCTGCACACGAAATTTGGTAAAATCACATTTGAGCTTGAAAATACAAGATGATGGCACTTTCCACGACGCGGTCGTTCATCCTTACCCACCCGGACCGcgagaacccccccccccctgaccTTGAGACTAGAAAGTGTCAGTAAAATTTACGACCTGATCGTAAACCCACTCCTTGCAGTGACATACACAAAAAAGACCAAATCAGACCAAAAAGAACGTAAAACCGCTAACGTTATCATTCCCTTCCCCTACCATGACCTTGGAAGTCAACTCTGATCTTGAGAATCCAAAATGGTCGTAGACCTTTTCCTTGCTGTGTCATTACCAAATCGGACCGTAAGAAATTAAAACCGCAAAGTTACAAATCCCTTTCCCTTCTATGACCTtggaaattcaaaatggcggtacCTTCTACGACCTGGTCGTACACCCTCTCCTCGCACGTGACGACGATGTCGAACCTCTCCTTGGCGGACTGGAACCTCTCCGGGCGGGGCTTGATTCTCTTGTTCCGGTCCAGCATGTGCAGGATGCCGTTCTGTGTGTATCTGGGCTTCTGGGTCAAGGAACGCTTCGACTGGGATTCTgatttgttttatcttattgaGATCTCCATTAGCGTTACACAAGTACAACACTATTCTTCCTTTATCTATAGGATAAAGCAATAAACTATCGAGTTGGAGCATTAACGACACAAGAAAATTACAAATCAAAGgtgaaaagaatgaaaatataAATAAGAACTAAATCAACAATACGTgaacaatttctttctttccaagAAAAGGTTCGACTCCAGCTCATTTTCGACgtgttttttggtgtttttcatATCTTTCATATTGTGAATTAAATCCATGTCCACTTTGACGACGGACACGAAGAAAGTTggacaaaatagaagaaagctCGACAAAAATGTCTAATATACATATTAACATatcaaaaacagtcggagccgaaACTGCTTTGAGGGTAACAAATTTTTGCCATTCCAAAATAACTTTGCGAGACCAGGGAATTAGGaatgaattgaaaatattgAGACCGTTTCGCCACAGAAGACCGTTTGGAATATGTTATTATTTGCATGGAAAACTTGGGAGGTGTCAGATATTCTTACAAAAGGTTTATAAAAACTTTGAAGCGTCCAAAAACTATCATATAAATGTCGTCATACGGTGTTTAGACAACACGTTTGAAGACGGCTATCGTAATGGCGTATTGAAatgcaagtcacgtatttgTCAGCTGCAAAATGACAGCGATTCCAGGGAACTCGCGTAGCAAGTCTTGTACGAAGGAAAACTGTAAAACACAGGTATTTTGAAGGCGTATTTATACGTAATTATTGTGCACAGTTTGACGGCCCCGAGTCAGCAAATCACGGATGCTGGTGACACAACTGATCAAAATCAAACATGGTAACATCCCCCGTTGGTGTTTCAATTATGTCGTTTTTCGAAATGTTAACGGTGGTGAGTCGTCGTAAAGCGGCAACGAAAACATTGCCTGAATAAAACATGTGACGCGTAACAGCATAAACGTAAAACACGCAAAtgtgatatatatatcttcAAAGGCCAGTCACTCATCTGTCTACTACTTTGTTCTCAGAATCTGTCTTTCCAAATGTTTAGAAGGAGAGATTATAGGCAACTCAATGCTGATAAAAGCATTTCAATAAAGGATGGCGTAAGTTTGGTGGACGTTTGCAAGCGAAAAGACGTATTCACGAAACGTTAAACTTGACTTTCATGCCAGGGACAAATTCATCTTTAAATTGATTTTCTACATCATGAAAGTGGCGGTAACGTTAAAATAAATACGAACCAATACGGATTGGGCGAAGTTGATGAAAAGTTGGGCTGCTCTCCCTTTGTCGTATCGCAATTATTTTCCTcaagtttatttctttattaagCTTCTTAGTTACAAAAAGGAGAGGAGACAACACAGGTATTTAGTTACCTCTGCTAGTTGTGTTCCTGTTTCACGTTTTGCAGAAACTTCATGTTATCCTTTCCGTTCTTTAATGCCCAATTCCTACCAGAGGTAGTTTGGTCCTTAGTTACCGATGTGTCAACTTTTTAAAGTCCCCCCTTGACTTCCGTACCCACTACAAACTCCCTAACCCCCTGATAACCTAAAAACTTCCGTACCCCTCACAACCTACAAACACCACAACCCGCCTCACAACCTAAACTTTCGTACCCACGAAAAATCTACAAATTTCCTGACCCCCTTGCACTCTCAAAATCCCTAACCCCCATAGACAACCTAAACTTCTGTACCCCCTCAAAACTTCCTACCCCCTCACAATATATAAACTCCCCAATCCCCTCACAACCTAAacttctgcccccccccccaaatcaaCGAATATCCTGACCCCCTGTACCATCCTACAAACTCCCTAGTGTCCCTCACAACCTAAGTATTTCCTACCCCCTCACAAACTCCCTAACCTCCTCATAAGCTACTCCCCACAACTTCCTGTGACTCCCTTACCCCCTCACAGCCTACAAACTCCCTACCGGGACCCCCTCAAAGCCTACAAACCCCTACCCCCTCACAAACTCCCTAACCCTATCTCCCCACCCCCTCACAACCTGTTAAGTCCCTAACTCCCTCACAACCTACAATGTCCCTAACCCCCTCACAACCTACAATGTCCCTAACCCCCTCACAACCTACAAAGTCCCTAGCCCCTACCCACTCACAACCTACAAAGTCCCTAACCCACTCACAACCTACAAAGTCCCTAACCCCCTCACAACCTACAAAGTCCATACCCCTCGAAGCCTACAAGCTCCCTACCCCCTCACAACCTACAACCCCCCTCAAAACCTAAACACTCCCTTAACTCTCCACAACTTACAGACTGCCTAACCCCCTCATAGAAACTGCCTTACCCACCTAACAAATGCCCACCCACATAAACCGACAAACATCCTAAACCCCCCTCACAACATAAACTTCTGAACCCCCTCAAAATTTCCTGACCCCCCTCACAACCTTTTACCTAACCCCCTCTCACAGCCTAAGATCGAACCCCCTCTCACAACCTATTACCTAACCCCCTCTCACAGCCTAAGACCGAACCCCCTCACAATATAAGAATTTCCTACCCCTCACAACCTTCATAACCCCCATAAACACATATTCATAAACTGCCAAAAGTCTATGTACTGTGCAAAATACTGGTGTGGGTTCAACCAAATAAGTTATGGGGGTTCTACATTCAAAACACAAAGTTTCCCCATCTCAAAAGTGTGGTGAAGTGTGCAAAGATCGCAGTCATACCTTGAGATGTCTTCAGCAATCTTAAAGCGTTCTTCTTCAAACCTGCCGAAGACTTTCAGCTCAGTTTCAGGAGTTTTTCTTTAGTGTTGGGAATTTTCAGGAACTTGAAGTTGCCACAGGTGGTCTGGCTCAGGTTTCCTGCAGACTGGGATCTTCATGTGGATCCAGCTTGACGTTTCTTCCAAGCTCTGCTGTCTTTCGCAGTTCAAGTTGTTTAGGTTTAAACTTCTTGGTATTTACTGTCTTTTAAACGCTGTTTTGCCATCATCTTTAAATGTTTATCATTACAGCTTACCATATCGCATTTTATGAAAAAGCATTATGCATTTATGGAGGAACACAGCACTGAGAGATCATTGTTCAAGCTTCTTGTTGAGTAGGCGAGCCCTATACGACAATAAAAATTATTTGAAAACTCAATGGAGGTTGAACATTTcttatttgaaagaaactgtGTGGTCATTTTGAGGACGCTCTGGGTATAACAGCAGAAGGATATTTATAAAGCTTCAATACTCCAAGCTCAAAACAAGCAGATGATGCACGGGAGGGGGTCTAGAAAATTAAAGAAGGATAAATTACATGGCTTTATATCTAGGACTGCTCAAGAACAGGAGCCAATAGACCAGTTCCAAAGTCCAGTGTTATCACAAAATCCACTGCCCTTGTGTCCTATTAGGACTGGAAGGTATCACCAACCAACCTTCATTATTGCTCAACTCATGCAAGTTCCTGCCAGATTGAGAGCACATTTTGTAATGGCATCAaacaggggtgggtaccggtacagaaaattcaggtacaggtacagtccaggtacCTGAGCCTAGTTATATGTGAACTTATCATacaacaatggtctatttcgcTAGCAAAGGATTCTGTTAGGTGGAGTAATCGACATCCTTTTGTGTttcaaaatcctatcttcatgtaaacaacaataactgcctctgtttagaccaagtttgactgtctgatggcagggctcgaaatatttttttctgcatacctgcaccagtgcaggtaacattgaaaataacctgcaccagacaaattttacctgcaccaatccGAATTTTGGAATTTTAGATTGTACTAAAatagttcaggaaccattgctatttttcttttatactttataggtagtaacagtcaatgcagctacattataggacatttatgtataaacttgaccatggaccagtgcaggttaggtgcaggtagacaccagaaacacctgcacagctccaattttacctgcactaacctgcatatgcaggtagtatttcgagccctgactgtgGAAACTTGGTAAATATGACCATTAACTCTTCTTCACaacgctcttgttatttgcttcaacatgtaagccccaaaacacatgaacgCCTGCCTGTATAATATGCTTATTTTTGAAACGGTGCAattggtccactgattttttccaggtctgGTTTTTCGACGGACGAAGAAAAAACGGTTtcgtaccagtacccacccctagcacCAGTTTGGAAAGGGTCTATTCAGAGggaacattgaaaaaattgtCCAGTCCCAATTCCTCCAAAGAGTGTCCCATCAACTCCCATGGGCATATAATAAAAAAGGGCAAAGATTTTGAATTTCTCATTGAAATTAGAAACCTCATAAGAAAATGGAATCTGAAGAAACCTTAAATCAAAGTTGTCCCGTTCCAGTCAGCTGCTTCCTTGTCCTTCATTTCTAACATCCAAAGACTGATTACAGCATGTCTTTAAAGGATGACTCTTGAGTCTTCTTTGCAATGGTTTCTAAAAATGGCCATCGTGGTCACAAAAATTCCTCCTTATTCAATAACTATTCCTGAGAGTAATTCTTTACTTCAAGCAAGCACTTTTGAACATATAGTCAAACTGACTTTGGTTTGAAAGTGCTGCCAAAATTCAGTATGTTACTCCCCCAAAGGTAAAACCACAAGAATCCAGTTTGAAAAGCATCATTACTAATGAAAAAGCCAACAATAGGAATGAACACACCTTTAGCTGTATCTCACAGACACTTGACCTTTCACCTCTTCAAATGAAACTCCTGCCCTCACCAATCTGAACTTTTGAGACCATATGGACTTTATGGAAAAAATTCTCATAGTCTTAATGTTGTCAGTTTAAGACTTGGGCCTTTCTGAGTTCCTTTGGCCTGGTCTTGCAGCCATAGTCATATACTTTATCTAGATCTAAGTA
The window above is part of the Branchiostoma floridae strain S238N-H82 chromosome 14, Bfl_VNyyK, whole genome shotgun sequence genome. Proteins encoded here:
- the LOC118430421 gene encoding RNA polymerase II subunit A C-terminal domain phosphatase SSU72-like yields the protein MGDLNIAVVCSSNQNRSMEAHAFLSKKGFRVKSFGTGSQVKLPGPAPDKPNVYDFGTTYDQMHKDLTQKDLALYTQNGILHMLDRNKRIKPRPERFQSAKERFDIVVTCEERVYDQVVEDLETRDSGADAPVHVINIDIQDNHEEATIGAFLICDLCQMLQDSDDLENEMDEILQAFEEKCNRPILHTVSFY